GAACACTTCCGGTATGTTCAACAACGAGGTTGCCATTCACGGTAATAGTTCCGTAAATATCCAGAAAATCGCCTGCAGCAACCGTTACTGTTCTTCCGCCGTCAATTTCACACGAGCAAGCCGTAATATCTCCACTTGAGGTATTATAATTTTGACTGAATCTTGCATTAGAACCGGCTCCCGGAGAAACCGGACTCCAAACACCACCCGAATAAATGGTTGTTTTGCCAATTACCGTAACGTCGAACGAACAACTACTGCTACCGCCACTCATTCTTGAAGTCATAAAAGTATTGGTAGTTGTCCCTGCACTAAATACAGACCCGGTCGCCAGACCTGCTGTTTGTGTAGTTGTATACTCGTTACTTTCCTGCCCTGATACTTCAATTAAGACCGCTAGATATCCATATCCTGCAGCACTAGGCGCAATATAGTTGCCGCCCACACAATTGAGATACCCTACGGCTGTTTCATTAGCCGGGTTGCCTGAACCTGCACTGTTATAAGCTATTAAATTGTTTCTTGAAGAGGGTGATAATACTTCCACTATAAAAATGGTCCCCGCAGGTAAAAATACATTCATTGGTACAGTATGGGTAAATCCGGATCCAGCCGGCACAATAGAAGATACCGATGCGTAAGGTGTAATCCCTACAGATAAAGGAACTGCCAAAGAAGTGATGGGTGTTCCGTTTAACTGACTATTTATATAAATATTAACAGTAATGTTAGCAATTCCGGCCGCATTATTATTAATTCCTACATCGATACCGTCAATGGTATAATCACGGGTAACGCCTAAAGTTGAAAGATTAAATCTTCGCAAATGCCCCGAGGCAGTATCGGTACAATCCAATCCTGAGTTGATGGTAGGATTTGTATTCTGACTCACATCGGTGGGAGTTCTGTTACAGAGATCTCCTGAAGGATTTGGATAAGCATATACCACTTGTGCGCTACAGACAGAACTGGAGTCTGATTCTGCTATGATATCGGCAGGGCAGATTAATGCCAAAGTATCATCTTGTACATTTATAACTTCAGTAAATACAGTACTTGAATTCGAATTGCAAAAATCGTTCACTGTATACGTGATATTATGACTTCCTATTCCCGCTGTTAGCGGATTAAAACTATAGGTATTTCCACCGGTATTAGAAACACCGGGGCCTGCATATGTGCCTCCTGCGGGGAATCCACCTGTAAGTCCGGTTAAAACTCCGCCGTTTAAACAGGCACTATCGATAGAATTTTCGAAACCAGCAATATTGGAAGGTAAGTCGAAAGCTTGTGCTCCATCGTCTACGTTGTTTGTACTACCCTGACTTGCACTGCTACCGAGTCCGCGTCTTGCAAATGCTCTCCAAATGGCACAGTGATTGGCGCCACCGTAAATATTCGTATCTGCTTGTAAAATTGCATTCCTACCGTCTATAAAACCCGGACTACAGGGTTGTAATTTTAAGCCTTCGGTCACCAGGGCCAACGCCATAATATTTCCGGCGTCCGTATTTACATTTCCCGTAAACGTATATAAATCGGGGCTGTAACCATGTTCGCCAATTAATTCCCATGTCATTTCCCAAAGCATTGTCGCCCATACCGATCCTGTTCCGTGCGGAATTGCTTCCGCATTAATATCGGCATAGGTAAGCGGATTAGCACCAAAATTGGTACTATAAGGGTAGGTTCTAATTCCGGGACCTCCGGCACCCTCGCCTACCAACCAGGTTCCAATTCCTCTTACATCAGTTCCTTGATCTCCCGGTTCCATAGTAAGCATTAAACCATAGAAATCGCTCCATCCTTCACCCATTTGTTCCTGGTTATTTAAACAAGAAGACGTTCCTGCACCTCCTGTTAAACGGGTTGAAATTCCATGACCGTATTCATGAACAACCACTCCGTTATCAAAATCTCCGTCTCTGGAATTACATACATACATTTGCATTCGTGGTCTGTTACCATCTGTAGGAGTGGCAAAGTTTGCATTACACGTACCTGACCCGTCCTGAGCTTCACCTCTTACTGAATCGTTTCCAATTCCTCCATTTCCATAGGTATTTAATTGAAAATTCCCGGAAGCCGGATTAAAACCGTATTGATAGGTAACATCATGAATAATATTATTCCAATAAAACAGATTGGTTACAGCCGCATCAATACTTCCATCACCAACAGTAACGTCGGGATTAAAAGGATAGTTGAAGTTTAGCGTTGGTCCACCAAAAGCACGTTCCGAATTTACTCCTGAACCTTGTCCACTTATAGTACTTGAGGTATCGTCGTAGGCGTCTACATTATTTCCTATGGTGTATTGCGATTCTGCTCCCGATACTCCATTGGTATCATGCCAACCATAAGGCGACGCAATTGCATTATCAGGGTTCGCAACCATGGTTCTGGAACCGTGATTTGGAGATTCCAATGGCATTGCAATGACATTGTAGCTTCCAATAATAACCGATGAAGGCTCATCTGCTACTGAAAAATATACCGGAGATTCGTTTACTATGTTAGTGGTGTTCTTTGTTGCTGAATTATGAGCATGTTTACTATGGAATTCTTCTGAAATACAAGAAATTGTTAAGTTATCCTTGTCAATGATAGTACCTGTGGAAGCGTCTACTCTGAAATTCCACCAATCTGCCGAAGCTATCTCTTCCACTGAAATCTCCCAAACCAGCGTGGTTCCTATTCCTTCACGATAATAATACATGAGTTTTACCGGAATATTTGTTGCTGAAATTCCTGCAGTATTAAATTCAGACTTTTGATTTATTCCACCATAGTTTTTTAATCGCTCTATATTTGAGAGAGTATACCCCATTTGTTGAGCGACAGATGCAATAGCCTGTTCGGCTGAAAGATTAGCGGTAGCCGACACTAAAGTACTCTGAATATCGCCCACAAAATTGTTATGCGACGCGATTAATTTACCATTGGCAGCTCTATGAAGACTAGATTCTGTGCCAAAAACTTCAAGTCCGTTAATAGCCTGTCTTAAATACATATGATGAATGCCACTAATAGTACTGGTATGCTCTGCAGTAACAACGTAATCGTTGCCTGGATGCTTAACCAATTTTTCTAAATTGATGGTAGGGGTGGTGGCAGATTTTGTTTCTTTTATCTGAGCCGAAAGTTGAACTGTGGCACAAAGAAAAAAGAACAATGACAGAAGGGGGAGTGTAATTTTTTTCATAAGTATGCTATTATTGGGGATAATTCAAGCACTTGTGGTATGTGTATCTATATCAAAAGTAGGGTTTTAGAGATATTACACAATTTTTATCGACAAAATGCAGATTATTTTAACTTTTGCCTATAAAAAAGCCGTTTCATGAATTGAAACGGCTTAAAATCTTTGAGTTAGATTTAATTATCCTCCGAAATCATCGAAGCGGATATTCTCATCGGGAATGCCAAAATCTTCACCCATTTTCTGCACGGCCTGATTCATTAAAGGAGGTCCACAGAAGTACAATTCGATGTCTTCCGGAGATTCGTGGTGATTTAAATAATTGTCTATTACTACCTGATGTATAAATCCTACAAACCCATCTCCTTCGGCATTGATGTCTTTTTTTACTTTCCAGTTATCTTCGGGTAAGGGCTCAGAAAGTGCCATATAGAACTTAAAATTTGGGAAATCCTTTTCCAGATTTCTGAAGTGATCTATATAAAACAATTCGCGCTTGGAACGTCCACCGTACCAATAGGTTACTTTTCTTCCGGTTTGAAGGGTTCTGAACAAATGATACAAATGTGAACGCATAGGTGCCATTCCTGCTCCTCCACCCACATATAGCATTTCCGATTCGGAAGGATTTATAAAGAACTCCCCATAAGGCCCGGAAATAGTAACTTTGTCGCCCTTTTTCGCATTGAAAATATACGAAGAAGCAATCCCGGGGTTTACGCTCATCCACTGATTTTTAGCACGATCCCACGGCGGAGTTGCCACACGTACATTCAGCATAATTTCACGTCCTTCGGCAGGATATGAAGCCATGGAGTACGCTCTTTCTACCGTTTCGTTATTTTTCATAACCAATGGCCACAATCCGAATTTATCCCACTCTGCCTGGAATTTATCCGGCGTTTCATGTTCTTCGGGATGCGCCGTAATGTCCATGTCGGAGAATTTAACTTCACACGGCGGAATTTCAATTTGAATATATCCACCGGCCTTGTAGTTCATATCTTCAGGAATCTCCACTACAAATTCTTTGATAAACGATGCCACATTGTAATTTCTCACTACGGTAGCTTCCCATTTTTTAATTCCGAAGACTTCTTCAGGAATATGAATATTCATATCCTGTTTTACTTTTACCTGACAGGATAGACGTGCTCCTTCTTTTAATTCCTTTCGGGTAAAATGAGGCGTTTCGGTAGGTAAGGCTTCCCCTCCACCTTCTAAGACATGACATTCGCATTGAATACAGGTTCCACCACCCCCACAGGCTGATGGTAAAAATATTTTCTGACTTCCCAGGGTAGAAAGTAAGGTCCCTCCCGAGGCAACTTCGATAACTTTTTCGTCGTTGATAGTAATCTTTACCGGACCTGAAGGTGATAATTTTTGTTTTGTAAATAGTAATAACGCCACTAAAAGCAGGGTTAAAACCAAAAACGCCACTACCGTTGCAATTACGACTCCGAGGGTGCTTGCTGCTAAAAACATATTATTGTTGTGTTATTTCTGAAACCTCAACAGTTTCGTTCGATGCTATATTTTCTTTTGTATTTTCTGAATCGGTTTCTACCTGTGCTGCTTGAATTTCTGAAGCTTCCACCGGTTCGTCTCCTCCTGTCAACATACCACCAAAACTCATAAAACCAATGGCCATCAATCCTGTGATAATAAATGTAATTCCCAATCCGCGTAACGGAGCCGGTACATTGCTATATCTAATCTTTTCACGAATAGCCGCAATAGCTACAATGGCGAGGAACCAACCAATTCCGGAGCTAAATCCGTAGTTAAGTGCCAAGGTTAAACTTTCAATATCACGAGACTGCATAAAAAGAGACCCTCCTAAAATTGCACAGTTCACCGCGATTAATGGTAAAAATATACCCAATGAATTGTATAAGGAAGGTGAAAATTTTTCAACAATTATCTCTACCAATTGCACCATGGTTGCGATGGTTGCAATGAAGAGAATAAACGAAAGGAAACTTAGATCGTAATCTGCGTATCCTTCACCTAACCATACCAAGGCACCTTCACGTAGAATGTATTGATCCAACAACCAGTTAAGAGGCACGGTGACCGTTAATACAAAGATTACGGCTGCTCCAAGACCTACAGCGGTGCTCACTTTTTTGGAAACAGCCAGATACGAGCACATCCCTAAGAAATAGGCAAATACCATGTTGTCTACAAAAACCGACTTAAAAAATAATTCTATGTGTTCCATATATTTTTTGGTTATGGGTTCGGGGTTTTGAGTTTTATCATTTACCCAACACCTTTTACCTTAGACCTGTTTTTAATGTTCTTCGATTAGTGCTTTATTCTTACTGCGTTGTACCCAGATAATCAATCCCACAACGATCAATGCCATAGGAGGTAATACCATAAATCCGTTGTTTTCGTAACCAATGGCATATAGCCCCGATTTTTCAACAGGATCACCCAATACTTTAAATCCGAATAGGGTTCCCGATCCTAACAATTCTCTAAAGAATCCTACTATAATAAGGATTACTCCGTAACCGGCAGCGTTCCCAATTCCGTCGAGAAAAGATCTCCAGGGGCCGTTACCCAAGGCAAATGCTTCAAAACGTCCCATGATGATACAGTTGGTAATAATTAAACCGATAAATACCGATAGTTCCTTACTCAATTCGTAGGCAAATGCTTTCAGTACCTGATCTACTATAATTACCAATGTTGCAACTACGATTAATTGCACTATAATTCTAATTTTTGACGGAATGATATTTCGCATCAAGGAAATAACCACGTTACCAATACCGAGTACAAAAACTACCGATACTGCCATAACAATGGAAGGCTTCAATTGCGCTGTAATTGCTAAGGCCGAACAGATTCCCAAAACCTGAATAGTAATAGGATTGTTATCGGCTAACGGGTCTAATATTAATTTACTGTCTTTCTTTGATAATAGTCCCATCGCTTATTGGTTTAATTTTTTAAAGTAAGGCACGTACATTCTAATATCTTTTTTCAGCATAGCTGAAACACCATCTCCGGTAATCGTGGCTCCCGCAAGAGCATCCACTTCATTGTCTGAAGTATCGGTGTTTTTCGGATCGTTATTTCCTTTCGCTACTTTAATTCCTTCGAAAGCTTCACCGTTTAAGAACTTTTCGCCTGTGAAATCGTCCATAAAATAACGTTGCTTAATTTCTGCCCCTAGACCGGGAGTTTCACCTTTATGATCAAAATACACTCCTTGAACAGTCATTGATTTATCGACAGCCACAAAGCCCCAGATAGCATCCCATAGTCCTTTACCTCGCACCGGAATCACATATACGTCTTTCCCGTCCTTTTGTCCAATAAACAGGGGTAAGCGTCTGGTATAACTCTTATCTTTTGCCTTCGACTCTTCCTTTTTAAGATCGATTAGAAAGGCTTGATTATCTTCGGTAACCTTGTCTCCTTCTATCACGATTTGTTTGGTGATATACTTGTCAAATTCGGCTTCAACAATATTTGTTGGAATAAATTCAACATCGTTGGGACCTTCATTATTGTTCACCCCCATCGCGTACAAAATGTTTTGCTGCTTTTCGTAACGCTCATTCGCCTTTACCAAAGGTTTTAGACCGCTGGCAAATCCTGCCAGAAGCGTCCCAACAACCAGCACCATAATGATGGCAAAAAGGATGGTGTAACTATTTTTATCTGTGTTAATTGCCATGCTTACGCTTTTTTAACTTTTAGACGTTTCATTCTTTTCTTAATGTTTCCTTGCAACACATAATGATCTATGGTTGGCGCAAAGACATTCATTAGTAATATCGCCAACATTACTCCTTCGGGGTAGGCCGGGTTAAAGACTCTAATTAAAACGGAAATAAACCCTATAAGGAAACCGTAAATCCATTTTCCCTTATTGGTTTGTGAAGCCGTAACCGGATCGGTAGCCATATAAACTATACCGAAGGCCAATCCTCCAATTATTAAATGTTGCCAGAAGTCGACATCCATCAATGCAAAGAATTTACTAGTGTCGGTAATCCATCCTGCATCGGTAACACCGTTAAAGATAAGTCCCATGGCCAGAGCTCCCAAGACAGCAGATAGCATGATTCTCCAACTTCCAATTTTTGTAAAAATTAAGAACAGTCCTCCTAACAGTATTAAAAGTGTCGATGTTTCCCCAATAGATCCGGGAATAAACCCTAAAAACATATCCATTACATCGTATCCGGCGGGCTGACTTTGAGCCAGACTTCCCAATATAGTTTCACCTGTAATAGCATCGGGTTGACCCACGGTATCTACTGCACCGTGAACCCAAACTTTGTCACCACTCATCCAGGTAGGATAAGCGAAGAATAAGAAAGCCCGAATCGTCAAGGCGGGGTTTAGTATGTTCATCCCGGTACCACCAAACACTTCTTTTCCTATCACTACTCCAAAAATAACAGCAATGGTTAGCATCCAAAGTGGGATGTCTATAGGAACAATTAAAGGAACCAGCATACCGGTTACCAAATATCCTTCTTCCACCTCGTGGCCTTTAATTACTGCGAATAAAAATTCTACCCCAAGACCAACTCCGTAAGAAATAAGTACGATGGGAAGTACTTTCCAGGCGCCAATGCTAAAGTTGTCCATATTCCAGAACTCCCCGCTAAAAAAGCCCATGGCTCTGGTGATTTCGGGCATTACCTGCAAGTTGTGCTGATAACCTGCGTTAAATATTCCGAAAATAAGACAAGGAATAAGTGCCATGATTACCGTATTCATGGTACGCTTTAAATCGTCCGCCGCTCGTACGTGTCCTCCCGAATGGGTGGTTTCATTAGGCAGATATAAAAAGGTGTGCAAGGCATTAAAGGCCGGAGCCATCTTGGTCCCTTTGTATTTTTCTTTTAGCGTATGTAATTTTTGTTTCAATCCCATAGCGTTATCCTATTTCTTTATACATTAAATCGAGACCTTTTCGAATAATCTCCTGATGTGGTTGTTTAGACACACATATAAATTCGGTAAGTGCAAAATCTTCGGGGGCAACTTCGTACATCCCAAGGGCTTCCATTGCGTCTAAATCTTCAACCATACAGGCTTTTAGAATTTGCAGTGGGTAAATATCCATTGGGAAAACTTCTTCATAATTTCCTGTTACTACAAAAGCACGGTGTTCTCCGTTGGTATTGGTATCCAAATTGTATTTTTTCTTCGGAAGCATCCAAGAAAAAGTCATGGCTCTTGAAGTAGATATTTTATTAAAAACAGGTTTATTCCATCCCATAAAATCGTAATCGTCCCCTTCGGGAATTACGGTAACCGT
This genomic stretch from Ulvibacter sp. MAR_2010_11 harbors:
- a CDS encoding M36 family metallopeptidase encodes the protein MKKITLPLLSLFFFLCATVQLSAQIKETKSATTPTINLEKLVKHPGNDYVVTAEHTSTISGIHHMYLRQAINGLEVFGTESSLHRAANGKLIASHNNFVGDIQSTLVSATANLSAEQAIASVAQQMGYTLSNIERLKNYGGINQKSEFNTAGISATNIPVKLMYYYREGIGTTLVWEISVEEIASADWWNFRVDASTGTIIDKDNLTISCISEEFHSKHAHNSATKNTTNIVNESPVYFSVADEPSSVIIGSYNVIAMPLESPNHGSRTMVANPDNAIASPYGWHDTNGVSGAESQYTIGNNVDAYDDTSSTISGQGSGVNSERAFGGPTLNFNYPFNPDVTVGDGSIDAAVTNLFYWNNIIHDVTYQYGFNPASGNFQLNTYGNGGIGNDSVRGEAQDGSGTCNANFATPTDGNRPRMQMYVCNSRDGDFDNGVVVHEYGHGISTRLTGGAGTSSCLNNQEQMGEGWSDFYGLMLTMEPGDQGTDVRGIGTWLVGEGAGGPGIRTYPYSTNFGANPLTYADINAEAIPHGTGSVWATMLWEMTWELIGEHGYSPDLYTFTGNVNTDAGNIMALALVTEGLKLQPCSPGFIDGRNAILQADTNIYGGANHCAIWRAFARRGLGSSASQGSTNNVDDGAQAFDLPSNIAGFENSIDSACLNGGVLTGLTGGFPAGGTYAGPGVSNTGGNTYSFNPLTAGIGSHNITYTVNDFCNSNSSTVFTEVINVQDDTLALICPADIIAESDSSSVCSAQVVYAYPNPSGDLCNRTPTDVSQNTNPTINSGLDCTDTASGHLRRFNLSTLGVTRDYTIDGIDVGINNNAAGIANITVNIYINSQLNGTPITSLAVPLSVGITPYASVSSIVPAGSGFTHTVPMNVFLPAGTIFIVEVLSPSSRNNLIAYNSAGSGNPANETAVGYLNCVGGNYIAPSAAGYGYLAVLIEVSGQESNEYTTTQTAGLATGSVFSAGTTTNTFMTSRMSGGSSSCSFDVTVIGKTTIYSGGVWSPVSPGAGSNARFSQNYNTSSGDITACSCEIDGGRTVTVAAGDFLDIYGTITVNGNLVVEHTGSVRQTDGLAPVNNNSNGIDVELTTPVLQTRDFMVMGSPMTAETRNGVFTNAFLVLNHTPGNFIPHPAVPAGGTNFADDDGNFWNAYGGGINVGEGYIVRPQSGYTDPANTTYDMTYSLGTLNNGDVVRPVIFNGLGTNPDGTPNVFSNPYPSAISASQFISANPLVTRVYFWEHLTPPLPSTPGAGSINFSMDDISMYIDGGALPAASDPGTSTTPNGVISTGQGFGIKAFGAGNVTFTNSMRLTTGNTTLRTPLEIESILLKVRNEQYNIGSHALVAFNPLATPNLDPNYDADRLATTISLYSHLEDGSEQLGIQSREVFDSSIKVSMGFASQVDADTAFTISIANLEGAAISNATVYLIDNQENSIHNLSDGNYEFRSAKGTFNQRFTLLFEWEEILGNQDALLDNIALYPNPTTNILHIFSPQMQVESVVVYDVQGRKVQEKSFTSQGQYQIDMSILDSALYFVKVKTENGSVTKRIIKE
- the nqrF gene encoding NADH:ubiquinone reductase (Na(+)-transporting) subunit F; this translates as MFLAASTLGVVIATVVAFLVLTLLLVALLLFTKQKLSPSGPVKITINDEKVIEVASGGTLLSTLGSQKIFLPSACGGGGTCIQCECHVLEGGGEALPTETPHFTRKELKEGARLSCQVKVKQDMNIHIPEEVFGIKKWEATVVRNYNVASFIKEFVVEIPEDMNYKAGGYIQIEIPPCEVKFSDMDITAHPEEHETPDKFQAEWDKFGLWPLVMKNNETVERAYSMASYPAEGREIMLNVRVATPPWDRAKNQWMSVNPGIASSYIFNAKKGDKVTISGPYGEFFINPSESEMLYVGGGAGMAPMRSHLYHLFRTLQTGRKVTYWYGGRSKRELFYIDHFRNLEKDFPNFKFYMALSEPLPEDNWKVKKDINAEGDGFVGFIHQVVIDNYLNHHESPEDIELYFCGPPLMNQAVQKMGEDFGIPDENIRFDDFGG
- the nqrE gene encoding NADH:ubiquinone reductase (Na(+)-transporting) subunit E; this encodes MEHIELFFKSVFVDNMVFAYFLGMCSYLAVSKKVSTAVGLGAAVIFVLTVTVPLNWLLDQYILREGALVWLGEGYADYDLSFLSFILFIATIATMVQLVEIIVEKFSPSLYNSLGIFLPLIAVNCAILGGSLFMQSRDIESLTLALNYGFSSGIGWFLAIVAIAAIREKIRYSNVPAPLRGLGITFIITGLMAIGFMSFGGMLTGGDEPVEASEIQAAQVETDSENTKENIASNETVEVSEITQQ
- a CDS encoding NADH:ubiquinone reductase (Na(+)-transporting) subunit D; this translates as MGLLSKKDSKLILDPLADNNPITIQVLGICSALAITAQLKPSIVMAVSVVFVLGIGNVVISLMRNIIPSKIRIIVQLIVVATLVIIVDQVLKAFAYELSKELSVFIGLIITNCIIMGRFEAFALGNGPWRSFLDGIGNAAGYGVILIIVGFFRELLGSGTLFGFKVLGDPVEKSGLYAIGYENNGFMVLPPMALIVVGLIIWVQRSKNKALIEEH
- a CDS encoding Na(+)-translocating NADH-quinone reductase subunit C; this encodes MAINTDKNSYTILFAIIMVLVVGTLLAGFASGLKPLVKANERYEKQQNILYAMGVNNNEGPNDVEFIPTNIVEAEFDKYITKQIVIEGDKVTEDNQAFLIDLKKEESKAKDKSYTRRLPLFIGQKDGKDVYVIPVRGKGLWDAIWGFVAVDKSMTVQGVYFDHKGETPGLGAEIKQRYFMDDFTGEKFLNGEAFEGIKVAKGNNDPKNTDTSDNEVDALAGATITGDGVSAMLKKDIRMYVPYFKKLNQ
- a CDS encoding NADH:ubiquinone reductase (Na(+)-transporting) subunit B, translating into MGLKQKLHTLKEKYKGTKMAPAFNALHTFLYLPNETTHSGGHVRAADDLKRTMNTVIMALIPCLIFGIFNAGYQHNLQVMPEITRAMGFFSGEFWNMDNFSIGAWKVLPIVLISYGVGLGVEFLFAVIKGHEVEEGYLVTGMLVPLIVPIDIPLWMLTIAVIFGVVIGKEVFGGTGMNILNPALTIRAFLFFAYPTWMSGDKVWVHGAVDTVGQPDAITGETILGSLAQSQPAGYDVMDMFLGFIPGSIGETSTLLILLGGLFLIFTKIGSWRIMLSAVLGALAMGLIFNGVTDAGWITDTSKFFALMDVDFWQHLIIGGLAFGIVYMATDPVTASQTNKGKWIYGFLIGFISVLIRVFNPAYPEGVMLAILLMNVFAPTIDHYVLQGNIKKRMKRLKVKKA